The Glycine soja cultivar W05 chromosome 6, ASM419377v2, whole genome shotgun sequence genome has a window encoding:
- the LOC114414244 gene encoding uncharacterized protein LOC114414244: MDNTEAEEQLASEMLLNQKLEELDEAYQTKISHVYDYANFTLPKDFFKCGYECFDGSKRQEEVINCVNNCADRLTKVQKALNNEINMFEQKMGKSVLVCQLKHDEAKLQQKAGAGPDLVSCLDQAIQENIKFLPDINKLKAAFGISDDSS, from the exons ATGGATAACACAGAAGCTGAAGAGCAATTAGCTTCAGAGATGCTGCTGAATCAGAAACTCGAAGAATTGGATGAGGCTTATCAAACTAAGATTTCCCATGTCTATGACTATGCCAATTTTACTCTTCCG aaagatttttttaaatgtggaTATGAGTGCTTTGATGGAAGCAAAAGGCAGGAAGAAGTAATCAATTGTGTCAATAATTGCGCTGATCGTCTTACTAAAGTGCAAAAAGCTTTGAATAATGAGATAAACATGTTTGAG CAGAAGATGGGTAAATCAGTTTTGGTGTGTCAACTAAAGCATGACGAAGCTAAGCTCCAACAGAAAGCTGGTGCTGGGCCTGATTTGGTTTCCTGTCTTGACCAGGCAATCCAGGAAAACATCAAGTTTCTGCCAGATATTAACAAGCTGAAAGCTGCCTTTGGAATTAGTGACGATAGCTCGTAG
- the LOC114417167 gene encoding uncharacterized protein LOC114417167 has translation MDHFAAHEEQLASQRMRQKLEEVNVAAQTNFVPVQSHLHYIVQKTYFKCAYECFDRSKSQEEISSCVEKCSVLSNLQHTLEMAQFQERLNRSLRVCQDKYKAARLQNKNDAMKDLVSCAERSIQKASRGLLWN, from the exons ATGGATCACTTTGCAGCACATGAAGAGCAACTTGCTTCACAGAGAATGAGGCAGAAACTTGAAGAAGTAAATGTGGCTGCTCAAACTAATTTTGTCCCTGTCCAAAGCCATTTACATTATATAGTCCAG aaaacatattttaagtgTGCATATGAGTGCTTTGATAGAAGCAAAAGCCAGGAAGAAATAAGCAGTTGTGTCGAAAAGTGCAGTGTTCTTTCTAATCTGCAACATACATTGGAGATGGCACAGTTTCAG GAGAGGTTGAATAGATCTCTGAGGGTGTGTCAAGATAAGTACAAGGCGGCTAGGCTACAGAATAAAAATGATGCTATGAAAGATTTGGTTTCCTGTGCTGAGCGGTCAATCCAGAAAGCATCAAGAGGCTTACTTTGGAATTAG
- the LOC114417169 gene encoding NAC domain-containing protein 73-like: protein MTQCSDSENNHHNIIVEGRKDSLIRTCPTCGHHIKCQEQGGGIHDLPGLPAGVKFDPTDQEILEHLEAKVRSDIHKLHPLIDEFIPTLEGENGICYTHPEKLPGVSKDGLIRHFFHRPSKAYTTGTRKRRKVHSDEDGSETRWHKTGKTRPVYNIAKLKGYKKILVLYTNYGKQRKPEKTNWVMHQYHLGSDEEEKEGELVVSKVFYQTQPRQCGSLMKDSSVPPGKHMKGQSVHVEVMNNNKNSNNNGYVEYYHSSNFISFDQGGQNAQVISHFPVHEGAPFIP from the exons AGCTTAATCAGAACTTGTCCTACTTGTGGTCACCATATCAAATGCCAAGAacag GGTGGTGGAATTCATGACTTGCCTGGACTGCCTGCTGGAGTGAAGTTTGATCCCACGGATCAAGAGATTCTTGAACATTTAGAAGCGAAGGTGCGATCTGATATTCATAAGCTTCATCCCCTAATTGATGAGTTCATTCCAACTCTTGAAGGCGAAAATGGAATCTGCTATACTCATCCAGAGAAGTTGCCAG GAGTTAGCAAAGATGGCCTGATCCGGCATTTCTTTCACAGGCCTTCCAAGGCATACACAACAGGAACAAGGAAAAGGAGAAAGGTGCACTCAGATGAAGATGGAAGTGAGACACGTTGGCACAAAACTGGTAAAACCAGGCCAGTCTACAACATTGCCAAGTTGAAAGGTTACAAGAAAATCCTTGTGCTTTACACAAACTATGGAAAGCAAAGAAAGCCAGAGAAAACAAATTGGGTCATGCACCAATACCACCTTGGCAGTGATGAAGAGGAGAAAGAAGGGGAGCTAGTGGTCTCCAAGGTTTTCTACCAAACACAACCTAGACAATGTGGTTCCCTCATGAAAGATTCATCAGTTCCTCCTGGGAAACATATGAAGGGTCAAAGTGTGCATGTTGAGGTAAtgaataataacaaaaacaGCAACAATAATGGGTATGTTGAGTACTACCATTCTTCAAATTTCATATCTTTTGATCAAGGAGGGCAAAATGCTCAAGTAATTTCTCATTTTCCTGTCCATGAAGGTgctcctttcattccttga